A part of Gracilimonas sediminicola genomic DNA contains:
- a CDS encoding DUF2256 domain-containing protein, protein MTKMRKKSDLPEKICPVCNRPFKWRKKWEDDWENVKYCSEGCRRNKN, encoded by the coding sequence ATGACTAAGATGAGAAAGAAATCGGACTTACCTGAGAAGATTTGTCCGGTTTGTAATCGCCCTTTTAAATGGCGAAAGAAATGGGAAGATGACTGGGAGAATGTAAAATACTGCAGCGAGGGTTGTCGCAGAAATAAAAATTAA
- a CDS encoding HlyD family secretion protein, translated as MMLKKINSFYLFIALLFAGLFAVNSQYFKGSKSFVGVTYSKIYNINIEKPAVVKNVHVVPGQTVEPGEILVELESPQLNLEIQKLRKELEIYESQKIEQQKLLESELELLESQKRIIRNEIENEVELLQRRIQLNRSLTDSILANRTTNLEDDTLGTLQLQIKSIRQKGELELEAVNIRIADLKQDHTFDQSQLEAKIELARQELNWKMQEDRNLNKYATFSGVIENVYIKPNEQVQEFTSLISINPVNPTSVVGYLVGKKDRSQQLGQTVTVRSMEHPDLQTTGSIIGFGSVVLLPEVLQKTTTIQTFGLEVFIEIPEKNDLPVGEKIIIR; from the coding sequence ATGATGCTCAAAAAAATAAATTCCTTTTACCTGTTTATAGCGCTTCTGTTTGCCGGGCTTTTTGCGGTGAATTCCCAATACTTCAAAGGGAGTAAATCGTTTGTTGGGGTCACGTATTCCAAAATTTATAATATCAACATTGAGAAGCCGGCGGTTGTTAAAAATGTGCATGTGGTTCCGGGACAAACGGTAGAGCCTGGCGAGATTCTGGTGGAATTAGAGAGCCCACAGCTTAACCTGGAAATACAAAAGCTTCGAAAAGAGCTGGAGATTTACGAATCGCAGAAGATAGAGCAACAAAAACTGCTGGAATCGGAACTGGAACTTTTGGAGTCTCAGAAAAGGATAATCCGCAATGAAATTGAGAATGAAGTTGAATTATTGCAGCGTCGCATCCAATTAAACCGGTCGCTAACGGATTCCATTTTAGCCAACAGAACTACAAATCTTGAAGACGATACGTTAGGAACTCTTCAGCTTCAAATTAAGTCCATTCGACAAAAAGGTGAGCTTGAGCTGGAAGCCGTTAATATCCGAATTGCTGATTTGAAACAAGATCATACTTTTGATCAGTCTCAGCTGGAGGCCAAAATTGAACTTGCCCGGCAGGAATTAAACTGGAAGATGCAGGAAGATCGCAACCTGAATAAGTATGCTACCTTTTCCGGAGTTATTGAGAACGTATATATAAAACCCAACGAGCAGGTTCAGGAATTTACATCGCTGATCTCGATTAACCCGGTTAATCCTACTTCTGTGGTAGGGTATCTGGTTGGTAAAAAAGATCGCAGCCAGCAATTGGGGCAAACGGTAACGGTGCGCTCAATGGAGCATCCCGATCTGCAAACTACAGGATCTATTATTGGTTTTGGTTCGGTAGTGTTATTACCCGAAGTCCTTCAGAAAACAACCACCATTCAAACGTTTGGCCTGGAAGTTTTTATTGAAATCCCGGAGAAAAACGACCTGCCTGTTGGAGAGAAAATTATCATAAGATGA
- a CDS encoding DUF4956 domain-containing protein translates to MFELFPDQPVYDYPTLLNVFYSLVWAFALSSLIAITHKVTFSGHQYPKNFFQGLALGSIVAAMVMMAIGDSLARGLGAFGALAMIRFRTRIQDVRNILFIFASLSVGLAIGVFGYTIAFVGTILFCTMALVLHLSPFSTKDGIRGTLTFRLQDGKGHERVLAILDKYCTDYDDVEITARNNGRYDYEYQIEFMHEGDNRKFLEEMRAIEHTLRVRITFKDFQENN, encoded by the coding sequence ATGTTCGAATTATTCCCGGACCAGCCGGTTTATGATTACCCAACCTTACTGAATGTTTTCTATTCATTGGTTTGGGCTTTTGCTCTTTCTTCCTTGATTGCGATTACCCATAAGGTGACGTTTTCAGGTCACCAGTACCCCAAGAATTTTTTCCAGGGACTGGCTCTGGGTTCCATTGTTGCTGCTATGGTGATGATGGCTATTGGTGACAGCTTGGCTCGGGGTTTAGGAGCTTTTGGTGCTTTAGCTATGATTCGTTTCCGAACCCGGATTCAGGACGTCCGCAATATCCTGTTTATTTTTGCTTCTCTGAGTGTGGGTTTAGCTATCGGGGTTTTTGGGTATACCATTGCTTTTGTGGGAACCATACTTTTTTGCACCATGGCACTGGTGCTTCATTTAAGTCCGTTTAGCACAAAGGATGGGATTCGGGGAACGCTCACTTTTCGTCTTCAGGACGGAAAAGGTCACGAACGGGTGCTGGCTATTTTAGATAAGTACTGCACCGATTACGACGATGTTGAAATCACCGCCAGAAATAATGGCCGGTACGATTATGAGTACCAGATTGAGTTTATGCACGAAGGTGACAACCGAAAGTTTTTGGAAGAAATGAGGGCCATTGAACATACGCTGCGGGTCCGCATTACTTTCAAAGATTTCCAGGAAAACAATTAA
- a CDS encoding Hpt domain-containing protein translates to MGKIDLSYLENITGGDNEVMVEMIDLMLSETPKHIDKIKQAHQEEHWKELGAESHKLKPMFLYVGLTALNEIAQDLEKFGKETINLKSIPGLIDQLEQGYLEVVDDLKNKKQELS, encoded by the coding sequence ATGGGGAAAATTGATCTGAGTTATTTGGAGAATATTACCGGGGGCGACAACGAGGTTATGGTTGAAATGATAGACCTCATGTTATCAGAAACTCCCAAGCATATTGATAAGATTAAGCAGGCACACCAAGAAGAACACTGGAAAGAATTGGGGGCTGAATCTCACAAATTGAAACCTATGTTTTTGTATGTAGGTCTTACCGCCTTAAACGAAATAGCCCAGGATTTAGAAAAGTTTGGTAAAGAGACAATCAATCTTAAATCAATTCCGGGTTTAATAGATCAACTTGAGCAAGGATATCTGGAAGTTGTAGATGATCTTAAAAATAAAAAGCAAGAGCTAAGCTAA
- a CDS encoding DASH family cryptochrome has product MKRSLIWFRNDLRLHDNEALAKASQAEEILPVYIFDPRHFETTSFGFPKTGAHRARFLLESLENLKSNLQKHSLDLIFRMGKPEEILPRLMEEHSIDLAFTHKEITREEINVEEGIKNKIGDKLSFVWGSTLFHINDIPFSKNEIPEVFTQFRKRTEKQSEVRKELKFRSDVKQVRDVNSAPLPSLKDLGLEAIPRDDRGVIDFKGGEDEALQRLQEYFWEKDQLKNYKYTRNGLLGADYSSKFSPWLANGCLSPRRIYWQVKKYEDERTNNVSTYWMIFELIWRDYFRFSVWKHGDKLFWQSGIQSKERTWRTDRKDFKKWAEGNTGIPFIDANMRELNATGYMSNRGRQNVASFLAQNLNIDWRMGAEYFESLLLDYDPCSNYGNWAYNSTVGHDPRNRYFNIINQAEKYDKKGEYVRHWIPELEKVPKEFIHEPHKMNPEQQTLHSVEIGDSYPKPMINLEESYEEIKARE; this is encoded by the coding sequence ATGAAGAGATCCCTTATTTGGTTTAGAAATGATCTTCGTTTACACGATAACGAAGCGTTGGCTAAAGCCTCACAAGCCGAGGAAATTTTACCCGTATATATTTTCGATCCCCGACATTTTGAGACGACCTCCTTTGGGTTTCCAAAAACCGGTGCACATCGGGCAAGATTTTTACTGGAGTCGCTGGAGAACCTCAAATCGAATCTCCAAAAACATTCCCTTGATTTAATTTTCAGAATGGGTAAGCCTGAAGAGATTTTACCTCGGCTAATGGAAGAGCATAGCATCGATCTTGCTTTTACCCACAAAGAAATTACCCGAGAGGAAATTAATGTTGAGGAAGGCATCAAAAATAAAATTGGCGATAAACTGAGTTTTGTTTGGGGAAGCACACTGTTTCACATCAATGATATCCCGTTCTCAAAAAATGAAATCCCGGAGGTATTCACACAATTCCGGAAGAGAACGGAAAAGCAATCGGAAGTAAGAAAAGAACTCAAATTTCGCAGTGACGTAAAGCAGGTTCGGGATGTTAACTCAGCCCCATTACCTTCGCTAAAGGATTTAGGGCTTGAAGCTATCCCCCGAGATGACCGGGGCGTAATTGATTTCAAAGGCGGCGAGGATGAGGCCTTGCAACGACTGCAGGAATATTTCTGGGAAAAAGACCAGTTGAAGAACTATAAATACACCCGAAACGGCCTTTTAGGAGCTGATTATTCCTCAAAGTTCTCCCCCTGGCTTGCTAACGGATGCCTTTCACCCCGCAGAATTTATTGGCAGGTAAAGAAATATGAGGACGAACGTACAAACAATGTTTCCACCTACTGGATGATATTTGAACTGATCTGGAGAGATTACTTTCGGTTTTCGGTCTGGAAACACGGCGATAAACTGTTTTGGCAATCCGGCATCCAATCCAAAGAAAGAACATGGAGGACCGATCGTAAAGATTTTAAAAAATGGGCTGAAGGTAACACCGGAATTCCTTTTATTGATGCTAACATGCGTGAATTGAACGCTACCGGCTACATGAGTAACCGTGGCCGGCAGAATGTAGCGAGTTTCCTTGCCCAGAATCTGAATATAGATTGGAGAATGGGAGCCGAGTATTTCGAATCGCTGTTATTGGATTACGATCCGTGCAGCAATTATGGAAATTGGGCTTACAACTCAACGGTAGGTCACGACCCGAGGAACCGGTATTTCAACATTATCAATCAGGCTGAGAAATACGATAAAAAGGGTGAGTACGTACGGCACTGGATACCGGAGCTTGAAAAAGTCCCTAAAGAATTTATCCATGAACCGCATAAAATGAATCCCGAACAACAAACGTTACATTCCGTAGAGATTGGAGATTCATATCCAAAGCCGATGATAAACCTTGAGGAAAGTTATGAAGAAATCAAAGCAAGAGAATAG
- a CDS encoding phage holin family protein yields the protein MIWAWLLNSISIYATASLLKGVEIKNFWSAVFVAALLAIINVFVKPILLILSLPITILTFGLFVWVINAGLIMLVDAMVDGFKVKSFGWALAFGLVMSMISWALFKLFG from the coding sequence ATGATTTGGGCCTGGTTATTAAACAGTATTTCCATCTACGCCACTGCAAGCTTACTTAAAGGAGTCGAAATTAAGAATTTCTGGAGTGCTGTTTTTGTTGCCGCTCTTCTCGCGATTATAAACGTATTTGTGAAGCCGATTCTATTAATTTTGAGCTTACCAATCACCATTCTCACATTCGGCCTTTTTGTATGGGTTATTAACGCCGGCCTCATCATGCTGGTGGATGCCATGGTAGACGGATTCAAAGTTAAAAGCTTTGGCTGGGCACTTGCTTTCGGGCTGGTGATGTCTATGATTAGCTGGGCTTTGTTTAAGTTATTTGGATAG
- a CDS encoding GNAT family N-acetyltransferase yields METIHKSFEELSSVQLQDIFRLRQNVFIIEQQCFYEDIDGADAKAEHLLIYDEEKLAAYLRIFPYGVKYENEANMGRIVVDPEFRGTGLGERLIKKGIELCDKKPIRIEAQAALEKYYNGFGFKAEGEVYVVDDIDHLQMVLA; encoded by the coding sequence ATGGAAACGATACATAAATCATTTGAAGAACTCAGCTCCGTTCAGCTGCAGGATATTTTCAGGCTAAGGCAAAACGTATTTATCATAGAGCAGCAATGTTTCTATGAGGATATTGATGGAGCTGATGCCAAAGCAGAACACCTGTTGATCTACGATGAAGAAAAGCTGGCGGCTTACCTGCGGATTTTTCCCTATGGAGTAAAGTATGAAAATGAAGCTAATATGGGTCGGATCGTCGTTGACCCGGAGTTCAGAGGTACCGGTTTAGGCGAAAGGCTTATCAAAAAGGGAATTGAGCTATGCGACAAAAAACCGATTCGGATTGAAGCTCAGGCAGCTTTAGAAAAATACTATAATGGCTTTGGTTTTAAGGCAGAGGGAGAAGTCTATGTGGTAGATGATATCGACCACCTACAGATGGTATTAGCTTAG
- a CDS encoding isocitrate/isopropylmalate dehydrogenase family protein, with amino-acid sequence MKNVVLIPGDGIGAEITNSVTTILEEAGAEINWIECSAGLKAYEETGNPLPEETIEALDEHRISLKGPLTTPVGSGFRSVNVALRQKFNLYSNIRPARTLPSIDSPFRGVDMVLFRENTQGLYIGKEEWIEEADNKKHAEAIAVVTEEASEKIIRAAFEYAVKNERKKVTLVHKANILKLTTGLFLEVGRKIAKEYKDIEFQDLIVDNMAMQMVLRPQQFDVVVTTNLFGDILSDLASGLVGGLGVTGAANIGDDAAMFEAVHGSAPDIVGKNVANPMALLFSSLMMLEHIDQKQIAENIRKAVYKTLVEKKVYCTPDIGGEGTTSTFTQAVCDNI; translated from the coding sequence ATGAAAAATGTTGTGTTAATCCCCGGTGATGGAATCGGGGCGGAGATCACTAATTCCGTAACTACTATTCTGGAAGAAGCAGGAGCTGAGATCAATTGGATTGAATGCTCGGCAGGACTGAAAGCCTACGAAGAAACCGGAAATCCCCTTCCTGAAGAAACCATTGAAGCTCTGGATGAGCATCGGATATCACTGAAAGGACCCCTGACTACGCCCGTTGGATCAGGATTCAGGTCGGTGAATGTGGCACTTCGGCAAAAATTTAATTTGTATAGCAACATCCGGCCGGCTCGTACACTGCCAAGTATCGACAGCCCATTCCGGGGAGTGGATATGGTACTCTTCCGGGAGAACACTCAGGGTTTATATATCGGAAAGGAAGAATGGATAGAAGAGGCGGATAATAAGAAACACGCAGAAGCTATTGCAGTTGTAACAGAGGAAGCCAGCGAGAAAATTATCCGTGCTGCTTTTGAGTATGCCGTTAAGAATGAGCGAAAGAAAGTGACGCTGGTTCACAAAGCTAACATTCTAAAGCTGACTACCGGTTTATTCCTGGAGGTTGGCAGAAAGATTGCTAAAGAATATAAAGACATCGAGTTTCAGGACCTGATTGTTGATAACATGGCCATGCAAATGGTGCTTCGTCCCCAGCAGTTTGATGTGGTAGTTACCACCAATCTGTTTGGAGATATTCTGTCTGACCTGGCATCAGGCTTGGTTGGTGGACTTGGAGTTACCGGAGCTGCTAATATCGGTGATGATGCTGCGATGTTTGAAGCTGTTCACGGTTCCGCTCCCGATATTGTTGGGAAGAACGTGGCCAACCCGATGGCGCTTTTGTTTTCTTCATTAATGATGCTGGAGCATATTGATCAAAAGCAGATTGCTGAAAACATTCGAAAAGCAGTTTATAAAACACTGGTAGAGAAGAAGGTGTATTGCACGCCGGATATTGGAGGTGAAGGTACTACTTCGACATTCACTCAGGCTGTGTGCGACAATATTTGA
- a CDS encoding DUF3253 domain-containing protein translates to MKRNRGQDDSVSPTEVTKNLFTDVWKDHVDEVRTMAGELQSEKMASITRKAKAVVLNQTKKSARLSLVKSDD, encoded by the coding sequence ATGAAGAGAAATCGAGGTCAGGATGATTCCGTATCACCAACAGAGGTGACTAAGAACTTATTTACCGATGTCTGGAAAGATCATGTTGACGAAGTACGAACAATGGCAGGAGAGCTGCAAAGTGAAAAGATGGCAAGTATCACCCGAAAAGCAAAAGCCGTTGTTCTGAATCAAACTAAAAAGTCCGCCCGATTATCCCTTGTCAAAAGCGATGACTAA
- a CDS encoding SDR family NAD(P)-dependent oxidoreductase: protein MNILITGATSGIGKELALQLTSKGHKVGLMGRRTERLQELKDEIGDIAFIRTLDVTNHEKAEEVYNSLIDEMGGMDVMILNAGIGRIQMLPPWEAESKLIEVNALAFAHGCHFAMDYFRNRESGHIVGMSSMAALLAHHRAAAYTASKHFISNYMKGYRQKAKRMNADITITEIRPGYVWTEMTERAKGMFWVAPVEKAVSQMVTGIEKRKNYVYVTKRWQLLAWVAKLVPEWVWDRL from the coding sequence ATGAATATCCTAATTACCGGCGCCACTTCCGGAATCGGCAAAGAACTGGCCCTTCAACTCACTTCAAAAGGGCACAAGGTCGGCTTGATGGGAAGGCGAACGGAGCGGTTGCAAGAGCTGAAAGATGAAATCGGAGACATCGCATTCATCAGAACCCTGGATGTAACCAATCACGAAAAAGCGGAAGAGGTATATAACAGCCTCATCGATGAAATGGGCGGAATGGATGTCATGATTTTGAATGCAGGCATCGGGCGCATTCAGATGCTGCCGCCCTGGGAAGCAGAATCAAAACTGATTGAGGTAAATGCACTGGCCTTTGCCCACGGTTGCCATTTTGCGATGGATTATTTCAGAAATCGGGAAAGCGGTCATATAGTAGGGATGTCGTCAATGGCAGCATTGTTGGCTCATCACCGTGCAGCTGCCTATACCGCATCCAAGCATTTTATTTCAAATTATATGAAGGGATACCGGCAAAAAGCGAAGCGGATGAATGCCGATATAACGATCACGGAAATTCGTCCCGGCTACGTGTGGACAGAGATGACAGAGCGGGCGAAAGGAATGTTCTGGGTGGCACCGGTAGAAAAAGCTGTAAGCCAAATGGTAACCGGTATAGAAAAGAGGAAAAATTACGTATATGTAACCAAGCGCTGGCAGCTGTTGGCCTGGGTTGCCAAATTGGTACCCGAATGGGTGTGGGATCGACTTTAA